One window of Chlamydiales bacterium STE3 genomic DNA carries:
- a CDS encoding Uncharacterized protein (Product derived from UniProtKB/Trembl:F8L207) — MPIIWRYLLTDYLKVALLTATAFIAILLTSRLEEIAHFASLGPNFTLTLLFVFYQIPYILPIAIPISCLTSAMLLMQKLSASHELTALRSASFSLSSIISPILIAATFISLGNFYIISELSTSAHLESNLLKTELRSINPLLLLRNKHLMKGKGVFFEALGSTKMGENAKDILIAMPSADNDTVNLLVAKNLETKNDGFTAEGLTIISSPGKASGSVRLIIENIGTTQSSVGDFAHFVQKKVSNIGNDHLNMNLLKMRLQDYKESLGKAKTSHEAKELQRDLNHSYSEILRRISAALAPFTFTLMGLGFGMNIGRKASPKRIFFAILLAAFYLISFFAAKGLGSHIEIALLLYLSPHLVIALLSLICMNRISKGIA; from the coding sequence ATGCCCATTATTTGGCGCTATTTACTTACGGATTACTTAAAAGTTGCTCTCCTTACAGCTACGGCATTTATTGCAATTTTGCTGACATCAAGACTTGAGGAAATTGCGCACTTTGCTTCACTTGGACCAAACTTTACGCTTACTCTTTTATTCGTGTTCTACCAAATTCCCTATATTCTACCTATCGCCATTCCTATTTCTTGTCTCACCTCTGCGATGCTATTAATGCAAAAACTTTCCGCGAGCCACGAATTGACCGCTTTAAGAAGCGCTTCATTTTCTTTAAGTTCCATCATTAGCCCGATTTTAATTGCCGCCACATTTATCTCATTAGGAAATTTCTATATTATCTCTGAACTATCTACGAGTGCCCACTTGGAATCTAATCTTTTAAAAACTGAATTGCGCTCAATTAACCCTTTACTCCTTTTACGCAATAAACATCTAATGAAGGGTAAAGGTGTTTTTTTTGAAGCGCTAGGCTCCACTAAGATGGGGGAGAATGCAAAAGACATACTAATTGCAATGCCCAGTGCTGATAACGACACGGTCAACCTGCTTGTGGCCAAAAACCTTGAAACAAAAAATGATGGTTTTACAGCTGAAGGCCTAACAATTATTTCTTCTCCTGGAAAAGCCAGCGGCAGCGTACGTTTAATTATAGAGAACATCGGAACAACACAATCTTCCGTCGGTGATTTCGCTCATTTTGTGCAAAAAAAAGTCTCCAATATTGGCAATGATCATTTAAATATGAATCTTCTTAAGATGCGCTTGCAAGACTACAAGGAGTCTTTAGGCAAAGCTAAGACTTCTCACGAGGCAAAAGAACTGCAAAGAGATCTCAACCATTCTTATTCAGAAATTTTAAGGCGTATTTCTGCAGCGCTTGCCCCCTTTACCTTCACGTTAATGGGGCTTGGTTTTGGAATGAATATTGGCAGAAAAGCGAGCCCAAAGCGCATCTTTTTTGCCATTCTACTTGCCGCCTTTTATCTCATTTCTTTTTTTGCGGCAAAAGGACTTGGAAGCCATATCGAAATTGCACTCCTCCTCTACCTCTCACCACATTTAGTTATTGCCTTATTATCGCTTATTTGCATGAATCGAATTAGTAAAGGGATTGCATAA
- a CDS encoding Uncharacterized protein (Product derived from UniProtKB/Trembl:F8KXK6): MYKCWYILINFVKEGPYSYTDLKENPFITPDTLVLKEGWKKWLPIREVPELKDLFKEEELEEEESSSLPAPGEDAVLSLEFAEPPFFLWFLIALVVLTFVIYRLSQ; this comes from the coding sequence ATGTATAAGTGTTGGTACATTTTAATTAATTTTGTCAAAGAAGGCCCCTATAGCTATACAGATTTGAAGGAAAACCCTTTTATAACACCTGATACGCTGGTTTTAAAAGAAGGTTGGAAGAAGTGGCTACCTATTAGGGAGGTCCCTGAGCTAAAAGATCTCTTTAAAGAAGAGGAGCTGGAAGAAGAAGAGAGTTCTTCGCTGCCTGCTCCTGGAGAAGATGCTGTTTTATCTTTAGAGTTTGCAGAGCCTCCATTTTTTTTATGGTTTCTTATTGCTCTTGTTGTTTTAACATTTGTGATTTATAGATTATCCCAATGA
- a CDS encoding tRNA(Ile)-lysidine synthase (Product derived from UniProtKB/Swiss-Prot:Q6MDI6;Gene name derived from UniProtKB/Swiss-Prot:Q6MDI6;EC number derived from UniProtKB/Swiss-Prot:Q6MDI6) produces the protein MRLSCRLESFFKKKTFKRLLVGLSGGPDSLALLFLLMTLCKKYSFEIGVAHINHGWRKESAEEAHYLERLSGKLKLPFFLHTLNPALLKGNLENASRNERLAFFQKVCKEEKYDALVLAHHADDQAETVLKRCLEGANLFALHGMEAKSKWKEMTILRPLLFAHKKELLDYLQQLKISYFTDSTNSDERFLRGRMRKKILPFINQEFGKNIRDPLCRLGQNALELNEYVQLRVKTMPLNRFEGSLGSWIDFNRIECLLEIKWVVMDFFKKKCMNFHFDIVNKIASFLHTKQANKEFAIGGKVIYCDRGYFFCMKAAKDRVVQETVSIKKQEFCLGEWKIKLEKFKRSDNEQFGWKFAFSGLCRVILPFGDYFVSLPQSPTQPLLDRLWTQGKVPAFLRYQVPAIYDSEGSIAHEFLSGKKLLTSARGENDLTVSLYRE, from the coding sequence ATGAGATTATCTTGTCGTTTAGAATCATTCTTTAAGAAAAAAACTTTTAAAAGACTTTTGGTGGGATTATCAGGGGGCCCTGATTCGCTAGCATTGCTTTTTCTTTTGATGACGCTTTGCAAAAAATATTCTTTTGAAATCGGCGTTGCTCATATTAACCATGGTTGGAGAAAAGAAAGCGCAGAAGAGGCTCACTATCTGGAACGACTTAGCGGAAAATTAAAGTTACCTTTTTTTTTGCATACTTTAAATCCTGCACTGCTAAAAGGAAATTTAGAAAACGCTTCAAGAAATGAAAGGTTGGCTTTTTTTCAAAAAGTTTGTAAAGAAGAGAAATACGATGCGTTAGTTCTTGCCCATCATGCCGATGACCAAGCAGAGACAGTTCTAAAACGGTGCTTAGAAGGGGCTAACCTATTCGCTTTACATGGGATGGAAGCGAAGAGCAAGTGGAAGGAAATGACGATTTTACGCCCATTACTTTTTGCTCATAAAAAAGAATTATTAGACTATTTGCAGCAACTCAAAATAAGTTATTTTACGGATTCCACAAATTCTGATGAGCGCTTTTTAAGAGGAAGAATGAGAAAGAAGATCCTTCCTTTTATCAATCAAGAATTTGGTAAGAATATAAGGGATCCTCTTTGCCGCTTAGGACAAAATGCGCTTGAATTAAATGAATATGTTCAGTTACGCGTAAAAACAATGCCGCTTAACCGTTTTGAGGGTAGTTTGGGAAGCTGGATCGATTTTAATCGAATTGAGTGTCTATTGGAAATTAAATGGGTTGTAATGGACTTTTTTAAGAAAAAATGTATGAATTTCCATTTTGACATAGTAAATAAAATAGCTAGTTTTCTACACACTAAGCAAGCAAATAAAGAATTTGCGATAGGCGGGAAGGTAATCTATTGCGATCGGGGCTATTTTTTTTGTATGAAGGCAGCAAAAGATCGAGTAGTGCAAGAGACAGTATCTATAAAAAAACAAGAATTTTGTTTAGGAGAATGGAAAATTAAACTTGAAAAGTTTAAAAGAAGTGATAATGAACAATTCGGCTGGAAATTTGCGTTTTCAGGGCTCTGTAGGGTTATTTTGCCATTTGGAGATTATTTTGTTAGTCTCCCTCAATCACCTACGCAGCCTTTACTCGATCGACTATGGACGCAAGGAAAAGTACCTGCTTTTTTACGTTATCAAGTTCCAGCTATTTATGACAGCGAGGGTTCAATTGCTCATGAATTTTTGAGCGGAAAAAAACTTTTAACTAGTGCTAGAGGGGAGAATGACTTAACGGTTTCCCTTTACCGCGAATAA